From the Colletotrichum lupini chromosome 10, complete sequence genome, one window contains:
- a CDS encoding phosphatidylinositol-specific phospholipase C, giving the protein MRFHCMPLLYVLSFFLLVSALFSVLLSLAPCFVKSKNHCYRGYESHYSFDVDKADHAEWMRAIPDEANLTSLSIPGTHDTLTYDLTNQVFQCQNHNLSAQLHAGMRYLDIRGRLVNDSIEIYHASMYTGHSYTEVLLTLFDFLDDHPSETIVMRLKEEGRPLGTNSMTFEDAFNYYLHNSTATSPGAKSHFRKHNPRKPYPTLGALRGKIFLLQNFPSKGPESPYGVIWESADMVLEDLWIIPSVEHLYMKWEAVENALRRAATAKPHANRVLYLAHLSASVGVLPIEAAAGNLNRTVAGINDRTGDWLAATADRGDSGMTGVVIIDFPGKELVDLVLARNRPLTDRSAEL; this is encoded by the coding sequence ATGCGCTTTCACTGCATGCCCCTCCTCTACGTCCTctccttcttcctcctcgtcTCAGCCCTCTTCTCCGTCCTTCTCTCACTAGCTCCCTGCTTCGTCAAGTCCAAGAACCACTGTTACCGCGGCTATGAATCCCACTACTCCTTCGACGTCGACAAGGCCGACCACGCCGAATGGATGAGGGCCATCCCGGACGAGGCCAACCTCACCTCCCTCTCCATCCCGGGTACCCACGACACCCTCACCTACGACCTCACCAACCAGGTCTTCCAATGCCAGAATCACAACCTCTCGGCCCAGCTGCACGCCGGCATGCGCTACCTCGACATCCGGGGCCGCCTCGTCAACGACTCCATAGAGATCTACCACGCCTCCATGTACACGGGCCACTCCTACACGGAAGTCCTCCTCACCCTCTTCGACTTCCTCGACGACCACCCCAGCGAGACCATCGTCATGCGCCTCAAGGAGGAGGGCAGGCCCCTCGGCACAAACAGCATGACCTTTGAGGACGCCTTCAACTACTACCTGCACAACTCCACCGCCACCTCCCCCGGCGCCAAATCCCACTTCCGCAAGCACAACCCGCGCAAGCCCTACCCGACCCTCGGCGCCCTCCGCGGCAAGATCTTCTTGCTGCAAAACTTCCCCTCAAAGGGCCCCGAGAGCCCTTACGGCGTCATCTGGGAGTCGGCCGACATGGTCCTGGAGGACCTCTGGATCATCCCCAGCGTCGAGCACCTCTACATGAAGTGGGAGGCCGTCGAGAACGCCCTCCGCCGCGCCGCCACCGCGAAGCCGCACGCTAACCGCGTGCTCTACCTCGCGCACCTGAGCGCCAGTGTCGGCGTGCTGCCCATCGAGGCCGCGGCGGGGAACCTGAACCGGACGGTGGCCGGCATCAACGACCGCACCGGCGACTGGCTCGCTGCGACGGCGGACCGGGGGGACAGCGGGATGACGGGTGTCGTGATTATCGACTTCCCCGGCAAGGAGCTGGTGGATCTGGTACTGGCGCGGAATAGACCGCTGACGGACCGGAGTGCCGAGTTGTGA